CACGATGCTGCGGATTTCCGCCATCGTCGTGCGTTCGACCAGGTTGTTGAGCGCCTTTTGCCGATCGGGCAAGAAACCAAGCTCGAGGGATGCCAAGGAGAACTCGTCCGAGAGTTCCGGGCATGCATTGGCCATCTCGCGCCCAACCCGCGTCAACGCTGCATCGAGGCTCAGCCCCGCTTCGGCGCAAATGACCAGGAGGTCGAGCGCGTCCGGAAGGCCCTTGCGCATTTTAATCACGCGCTTTTTGGTTGCATTACTCAGGTAAATGTCCGTGGCATAAAGTCCGACGATGAATCCGCCGCAGAGGATCAGGGCGCGAATTCCGGGATTGAGCGAGTCCTTATCCATCAGGTTCAGCATGAGCATGGCGTAGCCGCCCAAAACGAACGGCATGGCGAGCTTGCAGAAAAGATAGACGATGACTGCGTCCTTCGACCGCTTGCCCGCGCGTGCGAGTTTCAAGGCAATACGTTCGGAATGCTGGCCGCGAATAAGGTTGAAGCGCATCACGATGCGCCTGGCCAGGCCGATACCTGACTCGCGAAGATCGCTGCGCGTGCCGTGGCCGCGGTTCACGCGCAGGTTTGCCCTGAGAGCATCCCGGCGGCCCTCGAGCGCTCTGACGCGCGCGGTAAAGGGATCGCGCACGACGAGGCCGTGCCAGATGGCGAGCAGCACGAGAAACGCCGCCGCGGCTGCCGCGAAGGCGAGGAAGTCGTCGAACGGAATGCCGAAGAAGAAGGGCGCGTTCATATCTCGAACCTCGCCATCTTGAACATGATGCCAATCCCCGTCAGGAGCGAGGAGCAGGCCATGAAAAGGACCAATCGGCCTTTGGGATGGTGGATGAGCACCATCGCATAGTCGGGGTTGACCAGGAGGAGTGCGCCGAAAATGATGAATGGCAGCGAGCCGAGGATCATGGCGCTTGCGCGCGCCTCCGCGCACATCGCCCGGATCTTCTTCCTCATCTGCTTGCGCCGGCGCAGGATGTTCGCGAGGTTCTCGAGGGTTTCCGCGAGATTGCCGCCGGTTTCCTGCTGGACCGAAAGGCTGATGATGAAGAACCGGAACTCAGGTGTGTCGAGCCGTGGGACAGCCGCCCACAGGGCCTGATCGAGGGTCGCCCCGAAGGTGAAGGAGTCGGCGATACGGCGGAATTCGACCCCGACAGGATCCGCCATTTCGACCCCCACCGACTTGATCGCCTCCGTCACCGGCAGGCCCGATTTGAGGCTTCGCACGATAAGCTCGATCGCCTCCGGGAACGTGTTCGTGAACTGCTTGAGCCGGCGTTCCGCGAGAAAGCCGACCACGAGATAGGGCAGGCCCAGGCCGAGTGCGACACCGAAGAGCGTGCCGACGACTGCCGGCAGGTCGAAAATGACGGAGAGAACCAGGTAGGTCATGACGCCGACCAACCCGCAAGCGAGTACGTACTCGCCGAGCGAAATGCGCTTTCCCGTTCTCGCCAGGCGTTCGCGCAACTTCTCGGGATTTGGCATTATTCGCTTGATAAGCCTGTCAAAACCGCGAATAGAGCTGTCCGAGCCGTCGATCCGGACCGTGATTTTCGACGACGCGGTGGCAAGCGTTGGGCCCTTCTGCGTGCGCTCGAGCCGGCGCATGATCCGCTTGCGCTCGAGATTGAACGAACTGGCGATGCCCAGGAACAGGAGCACCACGGCGGCGGCCCCGCCGAGGCTCACAACCGTGGTCACCGCATCGAAATCGCTGAATAATTCGTTCATGCCAAGGCCTCAACGAGCGGTTTGTCGAGCCCGAAATACGCGGCCTTGGGCGTGAAGTGCGGCCGCAGGCCCGAGGATTTATATTTGCCGATGAGCTTCCCGTCGGGCCCTTCGCCTTCAACTTCGTAATGGAAGAGGTCCTGCGTGGTGATGACGTCGCCTTCCATGCCGACGACTTCCATGATGTGGGTGATTCGCCGCACGCCGTCGCGCATGCGGCTCACCTGCACGATCATGTCGAGTGCGGCGGCGATCTGGGTTCGAATGGCCTTGGAGGGCAGGTTGATGCCCGCCATGCCGACCATGTTCTCAAGTCGTGTCAGCGCCTCGCGGGGGCGGTTGGCGTGGATCGTCCCGAGGCTTCCTTCATGGCCCGTGTTCATGGCCTGCAGCATGTCGACCGCTTCGGAGCCGCGCACCTCGCCGAGGATGATACGGTCGGGGCGCATACGCAGCGAGTTCTTGACCAGCTCGCGCATTGTGATTTCGCCCTGGCCCTCGATATTCGCCGGCCTGGTTTCGAGCCGGACGACGTGAGGCTGCTGAAGTTGAAGTTCCGCCGCGTCCTCGATGGTCACGATGCGCTCGCCGGCGTCGATCATTTGGCTGATTGCATTGAGGAGCGTGGTCTTGCCCGAACCCGTACCGCCCGAGATCAGGATGTTGAGCCGGGAACGGCCGCCGATCTTCAGCACGGTCGCCATCTGCGGCGAGATGTTGCCCTGACGCATCATCACGTCGAGCGTAATCTTTTTCTTTGAGAATTTGCGGATTGAGACCGAAGGCCCGTCGATCGCGAGCGGGGGGATGATGATGTTGACGCGGCTGCCGTCGAGCAGGCGCGCGTCGCACAGCGGACTCGATTCGTCGATCCGCCGGCCGATCCTAGAGACGATACGGGTGGCGATATTCATGACGTGGCTGTCGTCGCGAAACCGCACGCCGGTCAATTCGAGCTTGCCGCCGCGCTCGATATAGACCTGCTGCGGCCCGTTGACCATGATATCGGTGATCGATTCATCGGCGAGGAGCGGTTCGAGCGGACCCAGCCCGAGCATGTCATTGAGCAGTTTCGTGACGAGATCGCGCTGCTCGAGCGCGTTGAGCTGCATTTTTTCTTCGAAGATGATTTCGGCGACGATCTCGCCGAGTTGGCGTCCGAGTTCATCGCGGGGCAAAGCGGAGGCGGCGGCGATATCGACGCGAGAGAGCAACTTGGGTTGAATGTGCTCCTTCGCGATGTCGATCGGACTGCGCGGTGTCGGTGGTGCTGCGACCGGCTCGGCGACGTGGGGCAGGGGTCCGCCCGACACTTCGGTGGCGGCGGCCGGTTTCTGGGCCTCGTTGGTCAGTGCAGCGATCACAGCCCGCTCTTCCGCCGGGCTCGGTTTGGCGCCGTTTTCTTCAATGTACGATTTGACGACGGACTGTATGAGTTCGGTAAGCTCAGCACGCGTGAGACGCTTTGCGTCGGCCGCAGGTAGCAGGTTGCGTACAACGGTCGCGAGCTTGCCTTTGGCTTCGAGCACCCAAGGCGAGGCGGCCGGCGACGTCGCCGGTTGCGCTGTGGCGCCCGACCCGTTATTTGCGGCCGCGCCGGGCTCGACAAGCCGAAGCGGTGGGGCGGCTTCGCTGGTGCGTCGTCCGAACACAGCGAGTCCTTAGCTCGAGCTTGGCTTGATGCCCGCTAGCAAGCGCGCAAAAAAGCTCGGCTTCTTGCCCTTCGATTTGCCGAGTGCCTGGGCGAGACCCTTGAGGGACGCGGTCGCCTTGCTGCTTGGGGCGGCGACGGCGAGCGGCTTGCCGCCATTGAGCGCCCTGGCGACACCGGAGCTGTCCTCCGGAATCACGGTGCCGAGACTCGTGCCAATCGCCTTCTCCACCTCGGCTTTCGGCAACTCGCCCTTCTTGGCGGCTCCGACGCGGTTGGCGACGATCATGATCTTTGCCGTGGGCGCATTGGCCTTGGCGAATGCCTTTAGGCGGCTCGCGTCGCGCAGGCCCACGAGCGAGAAATCCGTAACGATCAGGATCGTGTTGGCCTCGCCCATGCCTTGCCGCAAGAGGTCGATATTGCTTCGAGGCAAATCCATGACGACGCGGGCGAAGTCGTGGCGGAGTTCCTTGGCGAGCAGCTCGATCGCACCCGGACGCGCCATGGTCGGTATGTCGAACGCCTCCTCGGCGCAGAGAAGAAAGAGGTTATTCCCGAGATTCGAAGCGGCGCTCGCGACGAACAGGCCGTCGATGCGATCGGGATTTTCAAGCACCTCGCAAAGGCCGCGGCTCGGCTCGACGTCGAGGGCCAGTGCGGCCGCACCGTTATGAAGGTCGAAATCGACGACCATGGTGCGTTTCTGCTCGTCATTCGCAAAAAACCAGCCCAAGTTCGTTGCGACGGTCGTAGCCCCCACGCCACCCCGCGCGCCGACGACGGCAACGACCTCGCAAGCCAGGGCCGGCGCTTTTTCGGGCTCGGCCGCCGCCGCGGCGTTGCGCCGCCGCACGGTATTTAGTGCAGCCGAAATCATTTCGCTGGTCACCGGCTTGACCAGGTAGTCGGCGACGCCGGCAGAGCGCAGGGTGCGATAAAGCTCGACGTCATTGAGCTCGCCGAGTGCAATCAAGGACGTTCCCGGCGCGCAAACCTCGGCAAGCCGATCGAGTTCGGACATTGGATCGCCGGAACCCGATAGATCGACGACGAGGTAACGCGCCGATGGGTCTTCGGCTAGATGTGCGATCGCCTGCTCGACACCGCCAAGCACGACCGAAGTCGTAGGCCAATCCGCGCCGAGTGCGCCTGCAAGGGCCGCGCGCGTGTCGTCGTCATGCACGAAGGCTGCAAGCGGCGCCGTATCGGCCTGTCCGACCGCCGTTTTCTTGTCGCCACGCACAGGAGAAAGGGCATTCAATTTCCACCTCCGCCGCTATAGAGCTTCGGCAATTCGGGCTTGAGCGATTTCGAGACATCGCCGTTGCGGTAGTGCTCGATGCCGGTAGCACCGTAATCGCCATCGGCACCGCCTTCGGACGAGCCGCGAACGAGTTCCGCCGGATTTGCAACCATCAGGCCGAAATTCGTGTTTGTGGCAC
This is a stretch of genomic DNA from Alphaproteobacteria bacterium. It encodes these proteins:
- a CDS encoding AAA family ATPase → MNALSPVRGDKKTAVGQADTAPLAAFVHDDDTRAALAGALGADWPTTSVVLGGVEQAIAHLAEDPSARYLVVDLSGSGDPMSELDRLAEVCAPGTSLIALGELNDVELYRTLRSAGVADYLVKPVTSEMISAALNTVRRRNAAAAAEPEKAPALACEVVAVVGARGGVGATTVATNLGWFFANDEQKRTMVVDFDLHNGAAALALDVEPSRGLCEVLENPDRIDGLFVASAASNLGNNLFLLCAEEAFDIPTMARPGAIELLAKELRHDFARVVMDLPRSNIDLLRQGMGEANTILIVTDFSLVGLRDASRLKAFAKANAPTAKIMIVANRVGAAKKGELPKAEVEKAIGTSLGTVIPEDSSGVARALNGGKPLAVAAPSSKATASLKGLAQALGKSKGKKPSFFARLLAGIKPSSS
- a CDS encoding ATPase, T2SS/T4P/T4SS family, which codes for MFGRRTSEAAPPLRLVEPGAAANNGSGATAQPATSPAASPWVLEAKGKLATVVRNLLPAADAKRLTRAELTELIQSVVKSYIEENGAKPSPAEERAVIAALTNEAQKPAAATEVSGGPLPHVAEPVAAPPTPRSPIDIAKEHIQPKLLSRVDIAAASALPRDELGRQLGEIVAEIIFEEKMQLNALEQRDLVTKLLNDMLGLGPLEPLLADESITDIMVNGPQQVYIERGGKLELTGVRFRDDSHVMNIATRIVSRIGRRIDESSPLCDARLLDGSRVNIIIPPLAIDGPSVSIRKFSKKKITLDVMMRQGNISPQMATVLKIGGRSRLNILISGGTGSGKTTLLNAISQMIDAGERIVTIEDAAELQLQQPHVVRLETRPANIEGQGEITMRELVKNSLRMRPDRIILGEVRGSEAVDMLQAMNTGHEGSLGTIHANRPREALTRLENMVGMAGINLPSKAIRTQIAAALDMIVQVSRMRDGVRRITHIMEVVGMEGDVITTQDLFHYEVEGEGPDGKLIGKYKSSGLRPHFTPKAAYFGLDKPLVEALA
- a CDS encoding type II secretion system F family protein, with product MNELFSDFDAVTTVVSLGGAAAVVLLFLGIASSFNLERKRIMRRLERTQKGPTLATASSKITVRIDGSDSSIRGFDRLIKRIMPNPEKLRERLARTGKRISLGEYVLACGLVGVMTYLVLSVIFDLPAVVGTLFGVALGLGLPYLVVGFLAERRLKQFTNTFPEAIELIVRSLKSGLPVTEAIKSVGVEMADPVGVEFRRIADSFTFGATLDQALWAAVPRLDTPEFRFFIISLSVQQETGGNLAETLENLANILRRRKQMRKKIRAMCAEARASAMILGSLPFIIFGALLLVNPDYAMVLIHHPKGRLVLFMACSSLLTGIGIMFKMARFEI
- a CDS encoding type II secretion system F family protein, coding for MNAPFFFGIPFDDFLAFAAAAAAFLVLLAIWHGLVVRDPFTARVRALEGRRDALRANLRVNRGHGTRSDLRESGIGLARRIVMRFNLIRGQHSERIALKLARAGKRSKDAVIVYLFCKLAMPFVLGGYAMLMLNLMDKDSLNPGIRALILCGGFIVGLYATDIYLSNATKKRVIKMRKGLPDALDLLVICAEAGLSLDAALTRVGREMANACPELSDEFSLASLELGFLPDRQKALNNLVERTTMAEIRSIVNSLMQTERYGTPLAQSLRVLSAEFRDDRIMRAEEKAAKLPATMTVPMILFILPSLFMVLGGPAAIQTIDTLSKL